Proteins from one Triticum aestivum cultivar Chinese Spring chromosome 7A, IWGSC CS RefSeq v2.1, whole genome shotgun sequence genomic window:
- the LOC123152726 gene encoding protein-L-isoaspartate O-methyltransferase-like: protein MSKRRAILLLRERFRSCFLAHRGDRPTNIHRLQAASPHCSSVATSSSSCRASPHQEFLAMEHGLWSSGASDKSKAMVEQLQRYGVIKSTKVAEVMETIDRGLFVPPGGSPYFDSPMAIGYNATISAPHMHAACLELLEDHLQPGMRALDVGSGTGYLTACFALMVGPGGRAVGVEHMPELVASSTENIKKSAAAPQLNDGSLSIHIADGREGWPELAPYDCIHVGAAAPQIPEALIEQLKPGGRMVIPVGTIFQELKVIEKKPDGGVSIRDETSVRYVPLTSKDAQLHSN from the exons atgaGCAAGAGGCGAGCCATCCTGTTGTTACGGGAAAGATTCCGGTCCTGTTTCCTGGCGCACCGCGGCGACCGGCCGACGAACATCCACCGCCTCCAAGCCGCCTCTCCTCACTGCAGCAGCGTAGCGACTTCTTCCTCCAGCTGCAGAGCCTCTCCGCATCAAGAGTTCCTCGCCATGGAG CATGGACTGTGGTCGAGCGGAGCTAGCGACAAGAGCAAGGCCATGGTTGAGCAACTGCAGAGATATGGGGTAATCAAATCGACCAAAGTTGCGGAGGTCATGGAGACCATCGATAGGGGGCTGTTTGTGCCTCCGGGTGGTTCTCCCTATTTTGATAGCCCAATGGCAATTGGCTACAATGCAACCATATCTGCGCCTCACATGCATGCTGCTTGCCTGGAGCTCCTGGAGGATCATCTGCAGCCTGGTATGCGAGCTCTAGATGTTGGATCAG GCACTGGGTACCTAACAGCTTGCTTTGCACTTATGGTTGGACCGGGAGGACGAGCAGTTGGTGTTGAACACATGCCAGAGTTGGTTGCTTCTTCTACTGAAAACATCAAGAAAAGTGCAGCAGCCCCACAGCTGAATGATGGATCCCTCAGTATTCATATTGCTG ATGGTAGGGAAGGCTGGCCCGAGCTTGCACCATATGACTGCATCCATGTCGGAGCTGCAGCACCGCAGATTCCAGAGGCGTTAATCGAGCAGCTGAAGCCTGGTGGCAGAATGGTGATCCCGGTTGGGACCATCTTCCAGGAGCTGAAGGTGATTGAGAAGAAGCCAGACGGCGGTGTCAGCATAAGAGACGAGACGTCTGTGCGCTATGTGCCTCTCACCAGCAAGGATGCCCAGTTGCACTCAAATTGA